From the Halobacterium zhouii genome, the window CGCGTCGAGCGCGCGGTCCGCCATCCCCGGGTTGCACGCACCGAGCACGTAGTACGGGTCGCGGTCCGCGTCGACCTTCTCGTTCAGCAACTCCGACGGGGAGAACTCCACGGGAACGCCGAAGCCCGCGTCCGTGAACGCCTCCCGGACGTGCTCGACGGCCTCCTCGTGGTCCATCCGCAGTGTGGCCTGTTCCTCGCCGTACTCCTCGGGGTCGATCTCGGCGGGGTCGAACGGTAGCATCTCGACTGAACGTGCGTCGTTCTCGCGCAAAAATGTTGGTCACGTCGCGAGACTATCCCCGTCTCGCCTCGGACTATCCCCGTTCCGGGCCGCTGAACGGAACTACTCGTTCGTCGGCACCGGCCCGGAGCCAATCGCCTCCCGGACCTCGGACTCGAACTCCTGGCGGGACTCGAAGTACGGCACGTCGACGTCCTCGAGGAGCGTCACGAGGGTTTGCGGGCCGTCGGGCGTTCGAATCTCCGTCTCGCCTTCCTTGCGCGCTATCTCGCTCTTCTGGAGCCCCCACGTCAGCCGGGACGCCACGCGAGCGAGCGGCGCGCCCTCGACGGACGACCCCTCACCGAGCTCGACGGCGGGCGCATCGTCTTCCTCCTCGCCGTTCTCGTCAGCCATACGCGGTGGTTTGCGGGGCCACCGATTCAACCTTTCGAAGCGTACTGGACTGTGCGTAGACGAGTTACTCGGGTTCGCTGACCCCCCGAACGTCCTTTCTGCAACCGCTCGTACTGGTTCCGTGGACACCCAGAAAGCCCCGGTCGCCTCGACTCAGGATGCTCGCTGTGCTCCTCGCTCCGGTGGTCGCTGCGGTGCTTACGTCGCCTGCCTTCGTCGAGACGACCGCCCCTTACAGTCCTCCCAATGGCCGGTTGATCAGCCGGTCTGCTGAGGGACTGAAAGGGGCGGCGGGCTCGCGTTTACGTGTTCGCTCGCGCTGTAAGCACCGCAGCCGGAGGTGAGGAGCGCAACAAGCGAGCGGACGCGAGCGCGCCGGGGCTTTCTGGGTGGTCACGGAGTGAGTGTTGTTCGTAGCTGCCAGGACTTTCTGACTGTTTCCGCTAGCAAACAAACCGATTACTCCTGAACCAAATTCTGCAGTGTCTGACGCAGTGTTTTTACCCCGGGGTGACAATCAGCCCGCATGACGAGCCTCGGGGAAACCTACGACCGCCGCGCGGGGGAGGCGAGCCAGCGCCGCGTCTACCTCGGCACCGGCCTGTTCGCTGCTGGCGCGCTCCTCGTGGTGGGGGGTATTCTCGCGGGCGCGACTGGACTGCTCATCACGAACGGCTTCGGGCCCTACGAGAGCCGGGAGATCGCGGGCATCCTCGCGGGCCTGGGCATCCCAGCGGTGTTCGTCGGCATCTTCTCGGTGCTCCCGGCGAACCAACTGCAGCGCGCCGCCGCGGCCGTCGGCTCCGGACTGGCGGTGCTCGGCGTGATGTTGTTCCGCGCCGCGTACCCCGAGAACTGGTACGCGGGCGCGACGAGCGTCCCGTCGACGGAAACGCTGGCGTTCGTCGTCGTCTACTTCGCGGGCATCATCACGACGTTCTGGTGTCTGTTCACCGCCGTGGCGACGTTCAAGACGCGCAACGACCCCGGCGGAACGGTGACGCTCACCGTGACGAAGGACGGCGAGACACACACCGTCGAGGTACCCGCGGGCAACGTCGAGAGCGCGCGCGAAGCGCTCACCTCCGGTAGCTTCGGTGGCGTCGGCGTGTTCGGCGGCGTCGAGGACCCCGAGCAACAGACGCGCGCGAACACTGCACAGCCCGACCCGTCGCCCGGCCCGGCGTCCGCGTCCGTCTCCGACGGCGGCGCGACCAGCCAGGACATCACGTCCCCACTCGACGAGGAGATGGTCGACGACGACGCCGCTGTCGGCCCGGACGAGTACTGCGGGAACTGCACGCACTTCGACTACGCCGAGACCGGCGACGGCATGCAGCCCTATTGTGGCCTCTACGACGAGGACATGGACGATATGGAGGCCTGCGAGTGGTGGGAGCCGAACAACTGAATCTGGCACTCCCTCCCCGC encodes:
- a CDS encoding DUF5789 family protein produces the protein MADENGEEEDDAPAVELGEGSSVEGAPLARVASRLTWGLQKSEIARKEGETEIRTPDGPQTLVTLLEDVDVPYFESRQEFESEVREAIGSGPVPTNE
- a CDS encoding DUF302 domain-containing protein; translated protein: MLPFDPAEIDPEEYGEEQATLRMDHEEAVEHVREAFTDAGFGVPVEFSPSELLNEKVDADRDPYYVLGACNPGMADRALDASDGRIGALFPCNVVVWEEEPGTQVVYHVSIMRIARLVGMAPDDEEWDDIVTETGEFVEEAFENLESEE
- a CDS encoding DUF7139 domain-containing protein, producing MTSLGETYDRRAGEASQRRVYLGTGLFAAGALLVVGGILAGATGLLITNGFGPYESREIAGILAGLGIPAVFVGIFSVLPANQLQRAAAAVGSGLAVLGVMLFRAAYPENWYAGATSVPSTETLAFVVVYFAGIITTFWCLFTAVATFKTRNDPGGTVTLTVTKDGETHTVEVPAGNVESAREALTSGSFGGVGVFGGVEDPEQQTRANTAQPDPSPGPASASVSDGGATSQDITSPLDEEMVDDDAAVGPDEYCGNCTHFDYAETGDGMQPYCGLYDEDMDDMEACEWWEPNN